In the genome of Hydrogenispora ethanolica, the window AAAATCCTCAATGAGATTGCCACCGGCAAGGCGGGGACCAATCAAGGCGACATGGATCTGGTCAAGAAACTGACCAACGAGTACTGGAATGAGCTGGTCCAGGTCAGTTCCAAGAATAATCTCTTCGTTCGGAAGATCGATCAGGTCGCCAAGGATAACCAGGTCATCAAGGAAGACTTGACCAAAAATACCGCCCAGATTCAGCAGCTGGCGGACGACCAGGCGGCATTGCAGGAGCAAACCGCGCAGCATGATGCCGATATCGAGCGACTCAGCGCCGACCAGGAAACGCTGCAGGCGGATGTGGCTCAAAACACTGCGGCGATTGAGAAACTCGATGAGGACCTGGCTGCACAACAGAAGGCCTTTCAACAACAGGCCCAGCAGATCATCAATGATCTGCAGAAACTGGCTGCCCGCGTGCAAAAGCTGGAGGAGGAGAATTCCAGACTTCATGCCGACATTGACCGGCTCCGCATCGAGAACGAGCAGAACCGGAAGAAACAGAACACCTTGATCATCATGGCGATCGTCCTGGGTCTGGTCGGGGCCGCCAATTGAGCGAAAACGTAAAGCCATTCATGGAACCACCGGCCTTGGCCGGTGGTTTTTCATATGCGCGGTCCCCGGTTGCGGCGCTTCTCCGCCGAAAGGCGCAGGAAAGAGGGGATGGTACGGTTTGTCAAACTATGCTAAAATAAGGAAATGACAATCGAGAACGACGCGCCCGGGGTTGACGTTCCTGATCGGACGCCGGATAGCAAGGGCGCGAATGGTTCCGAGCTATATGTTGCAATCAGTTTTTGTACCTTCAAAATCATTGCAACCTATTTTTTTGATTCATAAGTTGAAATAAATTCCGTGAAGGGTCCTTTTCGCCTCTCTCACGGCTGGAAAAGCTTACTCTAAAATTTATTTCAACTTATATAGGGGGGTTATACGATGAAATTCAAACGTCTATGTACGCTGGTGCTGGGCCTGGCATTCCTGGCGGGACTCTCCGCTGCGGCGCTGGCCCAGGACCAGGTGTTGCTGCGGATGAACTTGCGGCAAGGGCAGGCCTATCTGATTCATACCCGGAGCGCCCAAACGATCGCCCAAACCGTGCAGGGGAAGGATATCACCATCCATCAGACCATCGGGATGACGATGACTTACCGGGTGGAGAGCATCGCTCCGGATGGAGCGAGTACCATTCGACTGACTTACGCCGCCATGCAATTTCAGCAGGACGGACCGACCGGCAAATTCGCCTATGATTCCACGCAGCCGGCGGCGGCCACGTATCCCGGGGCGCAGGTATTCACGAGTCTGATCGGACAGAGCTTAACCATTGTGATGGATCCGCTCGGGAAGGTTCGTCAGGTCCAGGGAGTCAACGCGCTGATGGAGAAGATGCTTCAACAACTGGGCGAAAAGGTTCCGGCCAACGTCCGGGAGAGCATCATCGCGGGATTCAAGGAAAAATTCGGCGATGAAGCGATCAAAGAAACCTTCGCCAATATGGTCTTCTATCCGGAGCAGCCGGTCGGAGTGGGCGATAGCTGGGTGCAACGCGTCAATCTGACCCGGGGTTATCCGATGATCGTGGAGGGTTCCTGCGCGTTGCGGGAGCGGAAAGACGGCTTTGCCGTCCTGGAGATGCAGGCCCGGATTCAGCCCAATGAGCAAGCCCAACCGCTGAAAGTGGGCAATGTGTCCTTGCAATACCGGCTGAGCGGGAGCACTTCGGGAAGCTTCCGGATCGCGGAAGCCACCGGCATGGTGGCGAGCGGCCGGGTTCTTCAGAAACTGGCCGGCCGGATGGAGCTGCTGCAACCGGACGGCGCCTTGCAGATGGCCATCCCCATGCGCATCGAGAGCACGACCGATCTGGAGATGACCGAACAATCACCGAACTGAATAACCATTCGGGGAGCGGACGGACCCGTCCGGGGCCCGGAATCACGGAGGATAGCATCATGCGGCATACGTTTTTGCTGGAAGAAGGAACCTGGGAAGCGGCGGGGGATTATTTCGACGAGCGGCAGCAAGCGAGCAGCTGGGCGGGGCAGGTCACGATCAGCCATTCGGCCGACCGCTGGCGGAACGAGGGGACGATGAAACTCCAGGACGGACCGGAGCTGGAGCTCAGCAACAGTTATGAGATCACGCCTTTCGCCGCGGGTTCCGACTTTACGGAATGGGTCTCCCGCAATCCGGCCCTGGGGACGTTGCGCGGCGTGTTTTTTATCGTGGGTGATTCGATCCTGTCCAAATACGCGTCGGAAACGGGCGAATATTCGGGTTGCGAGTACCTGCGGCAGTTGGACGAAGCCACCTATGAAAACCGGGGTTTCGCCATGAAGGGCCAGGCCAAGCTCTCCTCATGGAGTGTAGTCTTGCGGCGCCGTTAATGCGTCTTGGAACCCAAAATCGGGAACTTGGCGACTCCTCCTTGAAGAGCTGGGCAACGTGTGCTACAATTAACTGGTATGACCAGTTATTACTACTCCGGTGGTTGAATACCGCGAAAGGAATTTTGGAGAATCGCATGCTTTAACGCGTTTTCCAAATTCTAAAAGCCATGTGATAAAGTCTCCCATTCGGAAATCATCCTTTGAGTGGACTAAAAAACGACTTTATTACTTGCTTTTCTGAGCTTTTGTGTTCACCCTGGCCTTCGGACAGGGTTTCCCACAACGCTTCTAATTCGCGTTGAACTAGCGGATTCCTAGCATTACTGGCATTCATCGAGTCCGGGGTTCGAGATCCCTTTGAGAATTCGGCACGATAGCGAGAGCTCCTGGTCCACTGCGGCTTTCATGGTTGGATTGGAAAAACCCTTCCCAACGCTGCTTTTCCGGTTCATGGTCCCGGCAGGCTCTCCGCGCGAGTATTGGTCCGAATCAAGGGTTGCCGAAACGGTTGGATTCGGCGGCCCTTTTTTGGCGCACTGGGATCCGGACGTTCCGTAACATTTTTCACAGTTTGAGAAAGAATATTGAAAACCACAAGGAGGATTGGCAATGCCCGTCAATTTACAGGTTAAACCGAAAGATAGCTGCAAATATGATTGCATCTCCCTGGGAGAGGTCATGTTGCGCCTCGATCCCGGCGAAGGCCGGATCAAGACCGCCCGGCAGTTCCGGGCTTGGGAAGGCGGCGGCGAGTACAATGTCTCGCGGGGACTGCGCAAATGCTTCGGCATGAATTGCGCGGTGGTGACCGCTTTTGCCGACAATGAAGTCGGCCGGTTGGTGGAAGACTTCATTATGCAGGGCGGCGTCGATGTTTCGCTCATCAAATGGTTCCCCTATGACGGCATCGGCCGCAACGTCCGGAACGGACTCAACTTCACCGAGCGCGGCTACGGCATCCGCGGCGCGGTGGGCGTCTCCGACCGGGCCAACACCGCCGCTTCGCAACTGAAAAAGGGCGACATCGATTGGGATTTCATCTTCGGCACCCTCGGCAGCCGCTGGCTCCATACCGGCGGAATCTACGCCGCGCTGTCGGAGACCACTCCCGAAGTAGTGCTGGAAGCGGTCCAAGCCGCTAAGAAATACGGCACCATCGTCTCCTATGACCTGAATTACCGGCCTTCGCTCTGGAAAGGCATCGGCGGCAAGGAGAAAGCCCAGGAAGTCAACAAGGAGATCGCCAAATACATCGACGTGATGATCGGCAACGAAGAGGATTTCACCGCCTGCCTCGGCTTTGAGGTGGAAGGTAATGACGAGAACCTGAAAGAGCTCAATTTGGAAGGGTACCGCAAGATGATCAACGAAGTGGTCAAGACCTACCCCAACTTCAAAGTGGTCGCCACCACGCTGCGCACCGTCAAATCGGCGACAGTCAACGACTGGTCCGCCATGTGCTGGGCCGACGGCCAGATCTATAAGGCCAAGGATTTCAAGGGCCTGGAGATCATGGACCGGGTCGGCGGCGGCGACAGCTTCGCTTCGGGTTTGGTATACGGCCTGATGACCACCGGCGATCCCGAAAAGGCGGTCAATTATGGCGCGGCTCATGGTGCTTTGGCCATGACCACCCCGGGCGACACCTCCATGGCCAGCCTGAAAGAGGTCGAAAAAGTGATGGGCGGCGGCGGCGCCCGGGTCGACCGGTAAGCGCGGTCCGGAAAAAGTTCGTTCCTATCGGATATGCCAAGCGGCGGGAGTCTCCCGCCGCTTATTGATTTCTCAAAACGATTGTTCTTGCATCATCCCAGTTTTTTTACGCTGTCACGGATCACCAGTTCGCCGCCGATCGTGATCTTGCTGGGGATGCCCGTATGATTGGCCAGCTTTTCGATCATCAGCTTCATGGCGGTCTTGCCGATCAGGCGCTTCGATACTTTCATGGTGGTCAAGGGGGGATCCATGAAAGCGCTCATTGGAATATCGTCGAAACCAATGATCGATATGTCGTTTGGAACCTGAATGCCCTTTTCCCGTAATGCTTTGATACAGCCGTAAGCGACAATATCGTTGCAGCAGAACAAGGCGGTTGGCAGTTTGATGCCGCGGTTCAATAATTGAAGCATGTCGGAGTAAGCTCCGTTAAACGTCGAATCCACGCGAAAAATATATTTCTCTTGGAGCGGCAGATTGAAATAGGAGAGCGCGCTTCGAAAACCGCGCTCCCGCAATGTAAAATTGTTTAGATCGCTTTTTACAAACCCGATCTCGCGATGGCCGAATTCCAGAAATTGTTTGACGATCTGGTAGGCGGCTTCGATATTGTCCATATCCACAAAGTCGAAGCTCAGATGTTCGAAGATCGTGTCAATGAAAACCACCGGAATTTCCAACTGTTTGAAAAGAATGATATCATCCTCGTTCAACTCCGTTCCCAACACAATCAAGCCGCCGATGGAAACATTGCCAAACGATTTGACAATCTCGGCGGTGGCCTCCGACACGAAGTTGGTAACCTCCAGATTATAACCATGCGTCCTCGCTTCTTCCTCAAGGCCATCAATATAGGAAGCGATGAAGACATTATGATCCCGGTTTAAAACATGGCCGTGTTTCACGATCTTTAAGAACTTGATCGATCCGTTACTGATCTGGGCGAAACCCGGATGTGGGGAACTATCGCTCAAGGACTTGGAGATCTTTAATATCTTTTGCCGGGTTGACTCGCTGATCCCCGGTTTATTGTTGAGTACCAGGGAGACGGTTGCCACGGAAACATTGGCAAGTTTTGCAATCTCTTTGATCTTCATGCTCATTTTTACACCATTTCAAGTTGATGGAATTCTTAAGACCAATTATATCGTGAGTTGGCAGTCATTGTCAAACAATAACTTAAAAATATTTTAGATAAAATTTAAAAAATTTAAATGAAGAAGGACTGTTCAAGTTAACTGAATCGAATCATCAGGACAAGCGGTAATCCAAGCTTAATAAAGATTTTCTTCGCAATAGAAAGTTGGTTGGATGAGTAATGTTAAAACTTTTATAAACATTTTTTAACTAAATGATTGACATTTAGAAATATTGGTGATACTCTTCAGTTAGAATTACTTAACAAATTTTAAAAATTTCTGCAATGTTTTTAAATTACGGTTCCCGGGTTCGAAAGTCTTTTCAGGCCACTTGCTTCGTGATCGGTTTTAAACCGCAACCAGCCACAGGTCTTCCAAGCCGAGGAGGTGATTTGAGGAGTTTAGCAAGGAGCCGCCGTGTTTTTTAAATAAAAAGTTTACAGGAGGGAAAGGTTTTGAAGAAATTATTATCGGTTCTCGTCATTCTCTGTCTCGGGATGGCCTTGTTCGCCCAGGGCGGCGAGCTGTTCGCCGCCAAAAAGAAATACCGTATCGCCACCGTGGTCAAGGTCAGTAACATTGCCTGGTTTGACCGGATGTCGGAAGGCGTCAAAAAATTCGCCAAAGACAGCGGTTATGATGCTTTTCAGGTTGGGCCGTCCAAGGCTGACGCCGCGATTCAGGTGCAGTTGATCGAAGACCTGATCGCCCAGAAAGTGGACGCCATTTGCGTCGTTCCGTTCTCCCAGGAAGCGTTGGAACCGGTTTTGAAGAAAGCCATGAAGAAAGGGATCGTGGTCATCAGCCATGAAGCCTCCAGCCTCAAGAATGTTGACTATGATATCGAAGCCTTTGACAATGCCGCGTATGGGATTCATTTCATGGAAGCTTTGGCCAAAAAGATGGGCGGCCAGGGCGAGTACGCCGTGTTCGTGGGCGGTTTGACCTCCAAATCCCATAACGAATGGGTCGACGCAGCCATTAAGTATCAGAAAGAAAAATACCCCAATATGAAACTGGTCGCGGATAAGCAAGAATCTTACGATGACCAGCAGCAAGCCTATCAAAAGACCCGGGAGTTGCTCAAGACTTATCCCAATCTGAAAGGTATCCAAGGAAGTGCCATGACCGATGCGCCAGGCGCTGCGCTGGCCATCGAAGAAATGGGTCTTACCGGCAAGGTGCATGTGGTCGGCACGAGCCTGGTTTCGGTAGCCGGCAAATATCTGAAGAGCGGCTCCGCAGATCTGATTGGTTTCTGGGATCCGGCCGATGCTGGCTACGCCATGAATAAACTGGCGGTCACGATCCTCGATGGCAAACGGAAAACCATCAAGACAGGCCTCAATCTTGGTATCCCCGGCTATAACAATTTGAAACTCAAAGGAAAAGTTCTCTATGGTCAAGCTTGGATCGACGCCACCAAAGAGAATATGAATAAATATAACTTCTAAGAGCGACAACCCGTTACAAACCATGCCGAGGGCGGTTTTTTTAGCCGCCCTACGGCCCAACGGCTTGACATTACTTTAGCAAGGAATTCAACAGGGAGAGGGTAGGCCCAAAAGATGACTGAACCGTTATTGACAGTCAGGAATGTCAGTAAATCCTTTTCCGGAGTTCAAGCGCTCAAAAGCGTCAATTTGACCATTCAACGCGGCGAGATCCGCTGCCTGGCCGGAGAGAACGGCTCGGGCAAGTCGACTCTGATCAAAGTGATCTCAGGAGTCAATGCTCCCGATGAAGGCGAAATTGAGTTGAATGGGAAAGTCTTTAAGCGCTTGCATCCCATTGAAGCGATCCGGGAAGGAATTCAAATCATTTATCAGGATTTTTCCTTATTTCCCAACCTGACCGTGGCGGAGAATATCGCGCTCAACCTGGAAGTCTCCCGTAACCAGCAGTTGGTGAACTGGCGGGAAGTCTCCCGGGTGGCCGAGGAAGCGCTGCGCCGGATCGAAGTCCGGATCGACCTCGACGCCAAAGTGGAAGACCTTTCGGTCGCCGACAAGCAACTGGTGGCCATTTCCCGGGCGTTGCTGCAAAACGCCAAACTGATCATCATGGATGAGCCGACCACCGCGCTGACCCAGAAAGAAGTGCGTTCGCTTTTTACGATCATCAAAGGACTGCAGCAGCAAGGCATCGCCATCCTCTTCGTCAGCCACAAGCTGGAAGAGGTCTATGAGATTGCCGAGAAGATCACGATTCTGCGGAATGGGGCCAAAGTTTTGGACGCCGACATGGTGGAGCTGGACCGGCCCAAATTCGTTTATTATATGACGGGACGGCAGATCGAGGATAGCCCCTTTCATTACGATGCCGCAAAAGTCCAGGACGGCCCGCTTCTCAAGGTGGACCGGTTGAGCCGCCGGGGCGAGTACCGGGATATCTCCTTTGCGTTGTATCCCGGGGAGATTCTGGGCGTCACCGGGTTGCTCGGATCGGGCCGGACCGAATTGGCGATGACGCTGTTTGGCTTGAGACCGGCGGATTGCGGCGAGATCGCCATCGCCGGCGAAACGGTGCGGCTGGAGTCGGTCCAGGACGCCATCCGGCACCGCATCGCCTATGTCCCGGAAGACCGCCTCACCGAAGGTTTGTTTTTGGAACAATCGATCGGCAAGAATATCATCATCAGCACGATTGAGAAGTATCTTAACCGTTGCAAACTGCTTGATTCCGGAAAACTGCGGGCGGAGATTGCCCAATGGGTCAAGGGGTTGAGCATCGTCACGCCTTCGGCTGAGGTGCCGGTCCAGAGTCTGTCCGGCGGCAATCAGCAACGGGTGGTTTTGGCGAAATGGCTGGCCGCCCAGCCGCAGATTCTGATCTTGAACGGACCGACCGTCGGCGTGGATATCGGGTCCAAGAGCGACATTCACCAGATTGTCCGCGAGCTGGCCCGCCAGGGCATGGGCGTGATCATCATCTCCGATGACATTCCGGAACTCATCTATAATTGCAACCGGATTTTGCTGATGCGCCAAGGCGGAATCGCCGCCGAGTTTCACAGCGGGGAGATCACCGAAGCGGAGCTGGCCCAGAAATTGAGCGGGGCGGCATAACCGGAGGCAGGACCACGGGGACGGAGGAATTAGCGAGTCATGAAAATGAAAAAGCTGTTTTCAAGCAATGAGTTTTACGTAGCCTTGACCATTATCGGCCTTTCATTATTGATTGGCAGTGTCAATAAAGCTTTCTTTACGGCCGGCAACATGATCGATTTAGCCCGCGGCAGCATCGTCATGGCCATCTTCGCTTTGGGAACGCTGATGGTCATCATCTCCGGCGGGATCGATGTCTCCTTCCCGGCCATCGCCTCCTTCAGCATGTATGTTACGACCAAGGTCTTGACCAGCTGCAATTTTCAGGGGAGTGTCTGGGTGGCGTTCGCAATGGCCGGCGCGATCGGTCTGGTTCTGGGCCTCATCAATGCCACGTTCATCTCGTTTTTCAAACTGCCGACCTTGATTGTGACCCTGGGGACCGCCAGTATGTTCAGCGGTTTTATGCTGGCCTTCATTGGGGTGCGCGAATTAAGCATCCTGCCTCCCAGCATGGTGGATTTCTCCAAGCTGAATCTGTTTGAGATCACCTCCAAGGATCATTTCGTTTACGGATTGCCGGCCGCGGTTCTGATCGTCGTGGCCCTGGCGCTACTGGTCTGGTTTATCTTGAAATACACCATGATCGGCCGGGGCATCTACGCGCTCGGCGGAGACCGGGTCGCCGCCGAGCGGGCGGGCTTCAATATCCATGCGATTCTCTTTTTCATCTACAGTTTTGTCGGGTTTATCTCCGGCATCGCCGGTTTGGTCCACACCTCGCTGATGCGCAATTCCAATCCGGTGACCCTGATCGGAACCGAATTGACCGTCATTGCCGCAGTGGTGCTGGGCGGAGCCCGCATCTCCGGCGGACACGGCACGGTGCTCGGGAGTATCTTGGGCCTGCTTTTGGTGACGATCATGACCAATAGCCTGATCCTGCTGGGAGTCCCTTCGTATTGGCAGCGGGTGGTCATCGGACTGCTCATCGTCATCGGCACCGGCATCACCGCACAGAAACGCTCCCCGAAGCGGGCGGGCGCCGAATCGGGCTGTTGAAGAATTTCTGAGACGGAGGCTTCACATGTCTAGCAATGAAACCCGGATCGACCTAGCCAAGTTTTCCTTTTTGCGATATATGTCCCGGGACGGCAACCTGATGCGCCTGGTGTTGATCACCGCAGCCATCTTCGCGCTGATGAGCATCCTCAGTCCCGACCGTTTTCTGACCTTCGACAATTTTGACTCCATGGCCTATCAATTCCCGGAATTCGGCATTCTATCGCTGGCCATGATGATCACCATGCTGACTGGGGGAATTGACCTTTCGATCGTGGGCATCGCCAATCTTTCGGGAGTTTTCGCGGCTTTGATGATGTTGCACACCATCCCGGACGGGGCTTCCACCAGCCAGATCCTGACGGGCATCATGGCTGCGGTGCTCCTGGCGATGGCCACCGGGGCCGGCTGCGGCTTCATCAACGGGCTACTGATCGCGAAGATCAATATTCCGCCGATTCTGGCCACTTTGGGCACGATGCAGTTCTTTACCGGCATCGCCATCGTGGTCACCAAAGGCTATGCCATCTTCGGGCTGCCGGATCAATTCTCTTTCATCGGCAACGAAGCGATCGGGATCTTTCCGGTGCCCTTTCTGATCTTTGCTGCCTTCGCCTGGCTCTTTTCACTGCTGCTCAACAAGACCGGCTATGGCACCAAGCTGTATATGATGGGCACCAATGCCACAGCCGCCAAGTTTTCGGGGATCAACAACACGATGATGCTGGTGAAGACCTATATGCTCAGCGGTCTGGTGGCGGCCCTGGCCGGATTGGTCATCGTGGCCCGCACCAACTCCGCCAAGGCGGATTATGGCACCTCCTACACCCTGCAGGCGATCCTGATCGCCGTCATGGGCGGGGTCAATCCCAACGGCGGCTTCGGAACGATCGCCGGGATCGTGCTGGCCGTATTGACGTTGCAGTTTTTGTCCAGCGGTTTCAATATGTTGGGCTTCAGCAACTTCTTTAAGGATTTCATCTGGGGAGCGGTGCTTATCTTCATTATGGTGGTGAACTTCATCTTCAATAACCGCCGCGCCAAAAGGCGGAAATAAGCGGGCCGCGGGCTCAAGCGAAACGACAATGCCAAAACAACGCAAAGGAGAATGGACATGAGAAAGCTGATTAACGCGCCGGAGAATTTCGTCAACGAGATGTTGGAGGGGGTCTACGCCTCCCACCCCGAAAAGGTAACCTTCGTCAATAACGACCTCCGCTGTCTGGTACGGGCCCGAGTCAAACCGGGCAAAGTCGGAATCGCCACTGGCGGCGGTTCGGGCCATCTGCCGCTCTTCATGGGGTATGTGGGCGAGGGGATGCTGGACGGCTGCTCCATCGGCGGCGTCTTTCAATCGCCCAGCGCCGAACAGATGCTGGAAGTGACCAAAGCGATCAACGGCGGCGCCGGGGTGCTTTATATCTACGGCAACTACGGCGGGGATATCATGAATTTCGACATGGCCGCCGATATGGCCGACATGGAGGGGATCCGGGTCGAGCAGGTGGTGGCCGGGGAGGACGTCGCCTCCGCGCCCAAGGGCAGGGAAGAGAAACGGCGCGGCGTGGCCGGAATCTTTTACGTTTATAAGATCGCCGGCGCTTATGCCGAGGAGCTGGCCTCGCTCGACGAGGTGAAACGGGTCGCCGCCAAGGTTTGCGCCAATGTCCGGACCATGGGCGTCGCCCTTTCGGCCTGCACCATTCCGGAAGTAGGCAAACCGACCTTTGAGATTGGCGAGGGCGAGATGGAGATCGGCATGGGGATCCACGGCGAGCCCGGCATCCGCAAGGGCCCGTTGCAGGCTGCCGACCAGGTGGTCGAGGAGATGCTCCGGCCAATCCTGGCGGATCTGCCCTTTGTCCGGGGTGACGAGGTGTCGGTCCTGGTCAACGGTTTGGGAGCGACCCCCAAGGAGGAACTCTATGTGCTATACCGCCGGGTCAATCAGCTGCTGGCGGAGGCCGGAATCAAGGTCTATCATCCCTATATCGGCGAATACGCCACTTCCATGGAGATGGCCGGCGCTTCCATTACCTTGTTGCGGCTGGATGACGAATTGAAGCGGTTGCTGGGGAAACCGGCCAACACGCCGTTTTTCATTCAAGAACAATTATAAGCGGGGTAGAAGGATATGGACAAGAACGTGTTTACGGATCAGGATATCCGGGCCATCTTTGACGCCCTGGCCGGATTGATGAACGAAAAGAAGGAGTGGCTGATCGAGCTGGACGGGGCGATGGGCGACGGGGATCTCGGCCTCACCATGAGCACCGGCTTCAGCAAGGCGGCCGAGGCGTTGCACGGCTTTCCCGAGACCGATATCGGCAAGATCCTCGGCAAGGCCGGCATGGTCTTCGCCCAGGCCGTGCCGTCGACCATGGGCACGCTGATGGCCACGGGGCTGATGAAGGGCGGCAAGGTGATTCAGGGCAAACAGCAGATCGATCTGGCCGACTTCGCCGCCATGCTGAACGGCTTCGTCGAGGGCATCATGGCCCGGGGCAAGGCCAAACCGGGCGACAAGACGATCATCGATGCGCTCCATCCGGCCGTGCTGGCGCTGCAAGCGGCGGCGGAGGCCGGAAAGACGCTGGCGGAGGGCCTCCGGGCGGCCTACGAGGCGGCGGCCCAGGGTCTGGAAGCGACCAAACAAATGGTTTCGCAGCACGGCCGGGCAGCCTATTACCAGGAGAAGTCGCTCGGCAAGGCCGATCCCGGGGCCACGGTGGGAATGTTGTTCATGCAGGCTTTTGCCGACTATTGCCGGTAGCAAGCGCCAATATTACCAAAGGAGGGGATAACCATGCCCCATATCGAAGTTGAAGTGTTGGGAGCCAATTTTTCGGACTACGGCAGTTATTTGAATCCGGCCGATTGCGGTCCCGCATTGGGAGGCGACGCCGGAGCGGTGCGGTTTTACCCCGACCGGATGCTGGGCCTGTTCGAGCATTCCAATATGGCGGCGGTCAGCGTATTACGGCTCGAACCGCGCCAATGGGCGATCACCGCCTCGGAGATGCACCGACACACCGAGGAGATCATCGGCGGGTTCACCAGGGACGTGGTCTTTCACGTCGCCCCCGCCGGCGCAATGACGCCGGACCTGAGCCAAATGCGAGTCTTCCGCCTGCCGGCCGGCTGGTGGGTCCGGGTGAAACGCGGCGTCTGGCACGAGGCCCCGTTTGTCGTGGGAGCCGAGGCGACCGTGGGAACCGTGATCCTGCCGCCCGCCACCTACACCCATGACTGCCGGGTGGTCCGGCTGGCGGAGCCGGTGATGATCGAGCATCCATAATGATCTTTCCCCGGATTCATGAGATGAAAAGAGTTCAATGTTGGGCCATTCCCGGCCGCGTTACTTTTCTCATCTTCGATAGAGGAGGCGCATGGCATGAAAAAGATCGCGTTTTTGGGGCTGGGCACCATGGGGCAAGGCATGGCCGCCAACCTGTTGAAAGCGGGCTATCCGGTGACTGTCTGGAACCGGATGGCCGGGCGCTGCGCGCCGCTGGTGGCGCAAGGGGCGCGCCAGGCGGCCACTCCGGCCCAAGCGGCGACTGATGCGGATATCGTGATGTACTGTCTGAGCGATGATAAGGCAGTGATGGAACTGGTCTTTGAATCGGGCCTGCTGGAGGCGGTCCGGTCCGGCCAGATCGTGGTGGATCTCTCGACCGTTCATCCCGACTTGAGCCGCAGGGAAGCCGCGGCCTATGCCGAAAAGGGCGCCGAGTTTCTGGATGCGCCGGTTTTCGGCAGCAAGAACGAGGCCGCCCAAGCCGGACTGTGGATCGTAGTCGGCGGCAAACGGGAAGTGTACGAGGCGGTCAAACCGGCATTGGAAGCCATGAGCGAGACTACCCATTACATGGGCGGGAACGCCAAAGGGGCCGCCATGAAATTGGTCGGCAACCTGCTGGTCGCCTTTCAGCTGGAGGCCCTGGGCGAAGCGATGGTGCTGGCCACCAAGGCCGGACTGGATCCCCGGGATGTCCTGGGCGTCCTGCATGTCACCGATTTTAAGTCGCCGATCTTCGACGGCGTCGGCGACGCACTGGTGCGGCGCGATTTCAGCATGAACTTCGCCCTGAAACTGATGCTCAAGGACGCCCATCTGATCGCGCGCTTCGCCCAGGACTTGAATGCGCCGATCCCGGGGCTGGCGGTGATCCGCGAGACCATCAAGGGGGCGGTCAACCAGGGTTGGGGCGAGGAGAACGCCTCCGCGCTC includes:
- the dhaL gene encoding dihydroxyacetone kinase subunit DhaL, with product MDKNVFTDQDIRAIFDALAGLMNEKKEWLIELDGAMGDGDLGLTMSTGFSKAAEALHGFPETDIGKILGKAGMVFAQAVPSTMGTLMATGLMKGGKVIQGKQQIDLADFAAMLNGFVEGIMARGKAKPGDKTIIDALHPAVLALQAAAEAGKTLAEGLRAAYEAAAQGLEATKQMVSQHGRAAYYQEKSLGKADPGATVGMLFMQAFADYCR
- a CDS encoding ureidoglycolate lyase, translating into MPHIEVEVLGANFSDYGSYLNPADCGPALGGDAGAVRFYPDRMLGLFEHSNMAAVSVLRLEPRQWAITASEMHRHTEEIIGGFTRDVVFHVAPAGAMTPDLSQMRVFRLPAGWWVRVKRGVWHEAPFVVGAEATVGTVILPPATYTHDCRVVRLAEPVMIEHP
- a CDS encoding ABC transporter permease, whose protein sequence is MSSNETRIDLAKFSFLRYMSRDGNLMRLVLITAAIFALMSILSPDRFLTFDNFDSMAYQFPEFGILSLAMMITMLTGGIDLSIVGIANLSGVFAALMMLHTIPDGASTSQILTGIMAAVLLAMATGAGCGFINGLLIAKINIPPILATLGTMQFFTGIAIVVTKGYAIFGLPDQFSFIGNEAIGIFPVPFLIFAAFAWLFSLLLNKTGYGTKLYMMGTNATAAKFSGINNTMMLVKTYMLSGLVAALAGLVIVARTNSAKADYGTSYTLQAILIAVMGGVNPNGGFGTIAGIVLAVLTLQFLSSGFNMLGFSNFFKDFIWGAVLIFIMVVNFIFNNRRAKRRK
- a CDS encoding dihydroxyacetone kinase subunit DhaK — protein: MRKLINAPENFVNEMLEGVYASHPEKVTFVNNDLRCLVRARVKPGKVGIATGGGSGHLPLFMGYVGEGMLDGCSIGGVFQSPSAEQMLEVTKAINGGAGVLYIYGNYGGDIMNFDMAADMADMEGIRVEQVVAGEDVASAPKGREEKRRGVAGIFYVYKIAGAYAEELASLDEVKRVAAKVCANVRTMGVALSACTIPEVGKPTFEIGEGEMEIGMGIHGEPGIRKGPLQAADQVVEEMLRPILADLPFVRGDEVSVLVNGLGATPKEELYVLYRRVNQLLAEAGIKVYHPYIGEYATSMEMAGASITLLRLDDELKRLLGKPANTPFFIQEQL
- a CDS encoding NAD(P)-dependent oxidoreductase, translated to MKKIAFLGLGTMGQGMAANLLKAGYPVTVWNRMAGRCAPLVAQGARQAATPAQAATDADIVMYCLSDDKAVMELVFESGLLEAVRSGQIVVDLSTVHPDLSRREAAAYAEKGAEFLDAPVFGSKNEAAQAGLWIVVGGKREVYEAVKPALEAMSETTHYMGGNAKGAAMKLVGNLLVAFQLEALGEAMVLATKAGLDPRDVLGVLHVTDFKSPIFDGVGDALVRRDFSMNFALKLMLKDAHLIARFAQDLNAPIPGLAVIRETIKGAVNQGWGEENASALIKALELNAGVTVGGEVR
- a CDS encoding ABC transporter permease, whose protein sequence is MKMKKLFSSNEFYVALTIIGLSLLIGSVNKAFFTAGNMIDLARGSIVMAIFALGTLMVIISGGIDVSFPAIASFSMYVTTKVLTSCNFQGSVWVAFAMAGAIGLVLGLINATFISFFKLPTLIVTLGTASMFSGFMLAFIGVRELSILPPSMVDFSKLNLFEITSKDHFVYGLPAAVLIVVALALLVWFILKYTMIGRGIYALGGDRVAAERAGFNIHAILFFIYSFVGFISGIAGLVHTSLMRNSNPVTLIGTELTVIAAVVLGGARISGGHGTVLGSILGLLLVTIMTNSLILLGVPSYWQRVVIGLLIVIGTGITAQKRSPKRAGAESGC